The Plasmodium cynomolgi strain B DNA, chromosome 13, whole genome shotgun sequence DNA segment tttggggagaaaaaagaaaaagcatgGGATACACGTCTACCTTAAAATTTGTCAATCTGGGTGTTAGGAGGAGGCTCTTCCGGAGGGCCCACAAACAGCCTCATCACAAATGGGACAGCATCAAAAATCAACTGAATGAATTGTTAAAGTATGGACGCATTGAAACGACCTTAACCAAAGCTAAGGAATTACAGGGGTATGCAGAAGAGTTAATTTACTtggccaaaaaaaacaatgtggagaataatttaaaagtgGAAAGTATGTTGAGAACAGCGcaagggaggagaaaacTGTACGAATATTATGTGCCGTTATATCGATAtagacccttttttttcacaagaGTTATTAATCAATGGAGGCTGCGATTACGGGATGCAGCGCCCATGGCATTTATCGAGTTTATTGATAGGCCAGGGGAATTAAGACCAGCCAAGCCAGTCGGAGCTGACAGaattaaatacatatatgaggagatgaagaagaaccgAAGGAATTTTAAGCAGCACTTCCACATCGCAAAGAAGTTTAATTTGCTTGATGAAAACGNNNNNNNNNNNNNNNNNNNNNNNNNNNNNNNNNNNNNNNNNNNNNNNNNNNNNNNNNNNNNNNNNNNNNNNNNNNNNNNNNNNNNNNNNNNNNNNNNNNNNNNNNNNNNNNNNNNNNNNNNNNNNNNNNNNNNNNNNNNNNNNNNNNNNNNNNNNNNNNNNNNNNNNNNNNNNNNNNNNNNNNNNNNNNNNNNNNNNNNNNNNNNNNNNNNNNNNNNNNNNNNNNNNNNNNNNNNNNNNNNNNNNNNNNNNNNNNNNNNNNNNNNNNNNNNNNNNNNNNNNNNNNNNNNNNNNNNNNNNNNNNNNNNNNNNNNNNNNNNNNNNNNNNNNNNNNNNNNNNNNNNNNNNNNNNNNNNNNNNNNNNNNNNNNNNNNNNNNNNNNNNNNNNNNNNNNNNNNNNNNNNNNNNNNNNNNNNNNNNNNNNNNNNNNNNNNNNNNNNNNNNNNNNNNNNNNNNNNNNNNNNNNNNNNNNNNNNNNNNNNNNNNNNNNNNNNNNNNNNNNNNNNNNNNNNNNNNNNNNNNNNNNNNNNNNNNNNNNNNNNNNNNNNNNNNNNNNNNNNNNNNNNNNNNNNNNNNNNNNNNNNNNNNNNNNNNNNNNNNNNNNNNNNNNNNNNNNNNNNNNNNNNNNNNNNNNNNNNNNNNNNNNNNNNNNNNNNNNNNNNNNNNNNNNNNNNNNNNNNNNNNNNNNNNNNNNNNNNNNNNNNNNNNNNNNNNNNNNNNNNNNNNNNNNNNNNNNNNNNNNNNNNNNNNNNNNNNNNNNNNNNNNNNNNNNNNNNNNNNNNNNNNNNNNNNNNNNNNNNNNNNNNNNNNNNNNNNNNNNNNNNNNNNNNNNNNNNNNNNNNNNNNNNNNNNNNNNNNNNNNNNNNNNNNNNNNNNNNNNNNNNNNNNNNNNNNNNNNNNNNNNNNNNNNNNNNNNNNNNNCGCGTTGAACTGAATTGTTGCGAGAAAACAGTTCGGCAGAGAAGTGTTTGCCTCTTGTGCGCCTTCAGCGTGTGAATGCGAAACGTTGGTCCTGGCATGATGCGCGCGCGCAAATGTAAGGATACATATTCGTGCGTACGTGCGTACGTGCGCCCATGCATAGGTACGTACGTGCATACACAATGTACGCGTAGCAAACAGATAAGATACACGCGCACTCACGTATGCGTTTTTTCCAAATCGCTTTGCCCCTTGGGACGAATCCCCCGGCAAAACTTCAACCTTTCGCGAAGGTGTTAAAAAGAGGGGTAGTGGAAAAGCAAAGGCTGGTCTGTACAGCATGCGAGGCAGGGGCACACTGTGCACGTATACATGATAGTAAATCACGCGTGTATGTCACATTCCCACGCAGTTATTTGAGAATCGTGCGAGGGGTGTTAGCGGCCGATTGGGAGGAGtagcgaagaagaagaagaagctgagGTTGAGGAAACGTTTCGAAGAGAGTACCCATCATAGAGCTAGAAAGAGGGGTCGCGCCGAGCCGCCATCACGACGCACTCTGTCGAGTTGCTTAATCGGCTAACCGGTCAACAGTCGCTCCACCGCCGCTCCACCGCCGCTCCACCGCCGCTCCACCGCCACTCCACCGCCGCTCCACCGCCACTCCACCGCCGCTTCACTGCCACTCCACCGCCGCCCCGCCCAATGGACGCGCTGAGGAGGGCGCTGGGGCTGCGGCGCCCAGTGGCCCACAGCGAAAACAAGCTTCTGCTGAAGAATCTGAACGAGGAAGGCACCCCCCAAGTGACGAATGTAAAGGCAGAGGATTACCCCATCCCGAAAAAGTATCTCGAAGACCCGGAGAAAATCCCCAAGTACTATGTCTTTCAGTCCAACATGGTCACAGATGAAGATTTACAGCCCGGGATGTTACGGCAGTTAGAAGTTGATAGAAGATTAACCCTCCCCACGAGGACtcatatttcctttttggtcaCAGCCACTGACGTTATTCACTCCTGGTCCATCCCTAGCCTCGGCATTAAGGCGGATGCCATTCCAGGTCGCCTACATAAAGTGACAACGTTTATATTGAGGGAGGGAGTATACTATGGGCAGTGCTCCGAAATGTGCGGCACTCTCCACGGGTTCATGCCTATCGTTGTAGAGGCAGTGTCCCCTGAGGCCTACGCCGCGCACGCGAAGAAGTACTACAGGGATTAGGGGCCTCCGCGCGTAGGCAATGAGGCAGCGCGCCGTGGCAAGGGGTTCACACGCACGTGACGTTTGCGTTTACGTTTACGTTTGCTTTGACTTCGACGTTTACGTTTACGTTTACGTTTACGTTTACGTTTACGTttacttttacttttacttttacttttactttAACTTTAACGttaactttaatttttttttccttttttttttctttttttctttttttttctttttcttttctccNNNNNNNNNNNNNNNNNNNNNNNNNNNNNNNNNNNNNNNNNNNNNNNNNNNNNNNNNNNNTTTtcccatttccccccctttgcgctTTCACAAATGCAGTTGCAACTCCATTCGtcaattcataaaattgattgcacctccaaaaaaggggaccacCAAGCAGCCATGTCGAGTGGGTCCCCCCCCTGATTAGATGCAACCGTGTTGGTGGCTGCGGTGGTGGAGGAGCAGAAAATCCCAACAGTCCTAGCAGCCTTAGCAGTCCTAGCAGTCTTAGTAGTCCCGCCCCAACACGCCTTAGCAGTCTTAGGAGTCCCGCCCCAACACACCCTAGACAGAGAGGCTCCCCAAAGAGGAGTCGCAACTGGAACGTGGTGAACGTGCCAGCCTTTTATTCGAACCCCCCTCTCGTTCGCAGCAGCAGTTTTGAAAGTTCGTCTCATTTGGGAAGCTCTCGGGAGGGTAATAAGCAgtgcagcaaaaaaaaaaaagtaatggTGATGTGTGCAGCTGGCTTAATATGACGTCTGCGGCTTAACAGGgttgtgtgtatgtgtgtatgcctGTGTGTACGCGCGTTGGGGGGCCTCGTCAAAGGGATCGTCGTGGCCACTCCGATGTGAAGCCCCCCCCAATCCCGCTAACATTATTGCGCCCCCGCTGCCACCAGATTATCTAGGCTGCTTTGTTCCACGGCCAAGTTTTGCACAGAGCTTTTGGAGGAGTAAATAGCCTCCGATTTGTTGTCCCCCCCATCGAGATGACATTTTCCACTTAAGTTAAGATGATGATTGTAGTTCCCCTGGATGGTCTCTGATTGTAGAGCACTACGCATTAAAGGGTTATTATAAACCACCGgattttcataataaatttttttgtccttatTTATTCCACATGTAAAATGgtctttcttttctccttttgggATAGGAATATATTGAGCAGGTATGGGTACTTCTATATAGCAAGGGACATAAATGGGTACCTGAACTTCGACATACTTAGGCTTTATCTTTGGCACTTCTAACCGTTGTGTCACTAACAACTCGATCCCTTTAggtatgttttttaaaatctccGTGTGGTATACCTCCTGCCTTGGATGTACTACAGGGACATCAATATATGTTGGTACCTTCACTTcgttgtaaataatttcttccttattTTCTATCACATCAATGATTTGCTCTATTTCTACTTCCTtcgtgataatttttttttccttcacgaCTTTATCCTTTAATCTCTCCCTAAAAACCACTTTGGGTATTTTGGTAACCTTTTCTATCGTCGTCGTTTTTATCGGCCCACTAGTCACCTTCTGTTGTACATctcgaaaaatatttttttggagaaacaGATCCTCGGCTGCAACGTTTTCGTTCGACTGTGTGATCAGACCGTTCGTGCTACTAAACATGTGCTCTCCGTTCGGCTTGAAGATCATACTGTCCCGCTCTTTGTCTCTCCCCTTCTGTGGGTCGTCCGCCATGGTTTGGCTAGTCTACGTGGGGAGGGGGTACTCACGAAATTAGTATGCGCCTTTGTCCGGTTAACGCTGCTATGAAGCGGGGGGGGATGGAGGGGAGGCGTTTCCATATCATGCAGCATTTAGTGCGGAGGTAAGTAGAAGGGGGGAGACACGCCACCTTAGGATGACAGCCAATCGAGGTAAGTTAGCCACCACTCGGTTGGaaattcttcttttccatttttactttctGATGTGTGTGTGGAGGAATTCCTTTCCGAGCTGGagttctctctctctctatcTCTACCTATCTATCTCTATatctatctttttttttttttttttttccttttggacAAGTCCTCCCGAAGGTGGGAAGTAATTCAGgagcggaggaggagaaaggcAATCTGTGTGAAGCACTGGCGAGCGAGGTTGCTGGTCGTTCGATGCAAGCTTCTCTGCGCGGATTATATACCCAAAGTGTTTTCAATGGCTAGGCGGCATTCCCAGGGATATGGCGGCCAAGGCATCTACCCTCGCGCGAATATGCGCGGCGCTCGCAGGTACGCAGCGTCTTTCTGGGGACTTCTTCACCCCCACCCCCTATGGTGTGTACGTATGAAagcatgtatgtgtgtgtgNNNNNNNNNNNNNNNNNNNNNNNNNNNNNNNNNNNNNNNNNNNNNNNNNNtttttttttactcatccCCGCATGTCTCCCACAACGTCATTTTCTCCACTCCTCTGTAGCACACCGCGGGGAGGAGCATACcaaggaaaggaagaaaaaaaagggggggaggcataACCTAACCTATAATACGCCCTTGAAGGTGTGTAAAATGGTCCTTTTGCAGAATGACCCTTTTGCAGAATGACCCTTTTGCAGAATGACCCTTTTGCAGAATGACCCTTTTGCACAATGGCCCTTTCATATggagaggggggaggggagtaACGTGGAACGCACACTTGCTCGCTTCGTCCCTGGCGAGGAAGACCTCCACGTGGAGGGAGCCCCCCCGCCGATTATGCCCAGCCCAACCGGTGTACAGGGCGACCCCAATGGGCGCTGCCGAAAAATCCGTTCGCCTAATAATCCGTTCGCCTACTAatcgttccattttttcccatttgcaaCCGCTTCGTTTGAATGGAGTTAAGGCAAACTGGGGAGTTCCCCTCAGAGGAGTTATTTGGGGAAAGTAAAAACGTCGTACTCATGGAGAAGTGAACCAgggaggggaacaaaaatgttcgtcccccctttgggacaaataaaaaagggtaaacTGAGAAACGGCGCCGGGGGGCGGCAACGATAGGCACACAAACTGGTTAGCGGAAATGCGGCTAACCACCACGCCGCTAAGCGATAGACGATTAACAATAAACAATAACAGTAACTGCTAACCCTAACTGCTAACCCTAACTACTAACCCTAGCCGCTACCCCTAACTGCTAACCCTAGCCGCTACCCCTAACTGCTAACCCTAGCCGCTACCCCTAACTGCTAACCCTAGCCGCTACCCCCAACCGCTAAACGCTGCTCACCTCACAGGCCGCCCTGCTCCAGAAAGGATTCGGCAACCTTGAGGAAGCCCGCGATGTTGGCGCCCGCGACGAGGTCAGACTCGCCGAGGTAAAGCCTAGACGCGCCGTCGCACTGCTCGTAGATGTTCCTCATGATGGCTTGCAGCTTCCGGTCCGTCTCCTCCGCGGTCCACTGCAACCGCATCGAGTTCTGGCTCATTTCAAGTCCGCTGACAGCCACCCCCCCAGCATTGGCTGCCTTGGAGGGACAAATAACAACTCCGCTTTGCTTGAATAAACGCATGGCCTCAATATGAGTTGGCATATTTGCCCCCTCCACAACCATTTTGCAttgattttttattaacaggTCAGCATCATTTTGATTAATCTCATTCTGAGTTGCACAAGGGAAGGCAAGGTCGCATGGGACCTCCCAGGGTTTCCCTTTCTCAACATATTTGCAAGTAGAGGACCAGTTTGCATATTCCCTAagtcttcccct contains these protein-coding regions:
- a CDS encoding 50S ribosomal protein L17 (partial;~putative); translated protein: MGYTSTLKFVNLGVRRRLFRRAHKQPHHKWDSIKNQLNELLKYGRIETTLTKAKELQGYAEELIYLAKKNNVENNLKVESMLRTAQGRRKLYEYYVPLYRYRPFFFTRVINQWRLRLRDAAPMAFIEFIDRPGELRPAKPVGADRIKYIYEEMKKNRRNFKQHFHIAKKFNLLDENXXXXXXXXXXXXXXXXXXXXXXXXXXXXXXXXXXXXXXXXXXXXXXXXXXXXXXXXXXXXXXXXXXX
- a CDS encoding cytochrome c oxidase subunit II precursor (putative), translating into MDALRRALGLRRPVAHSENKLLLKNLNEEGTPQVTNVKAEDYPIPKKYLEDPEKIPKYYVFQSNMVTDEDLQPGMLRQLEVDRRLTLPTRTHISFLVTATDVIHSWSIPSLGIKADAIPGRLHKVTTFILREGVYYGQCSEMCGTLHGFMPIVVEAVSPEAYAAHAKKYYRD
- a CDS encoding hypothetical protein (putative); its protein translation is MLHDMETPPLHPPPLHSSVNRTKAHTNFTSQTMADDPQKGRDKERDSMIFKPNGEHMFSSTNGLITQSNENVAAEDLFLQKNIFRDVQQKVTSGPIKTTTIEKVTKIPKVVFRERLKDKVVKEKKIITKEVEIEQIIDVIENKEEIIYNEVKVPTYIDVPVVHPRQEVYHTEILKNIPKGIELLVTQRLEVPKIKPKYVEVQVPIYVPCYIEVPIPAQYIPIPKGEKKDHFTCGINKDKKIYYENPVVYNNPLMRSALQSETIQGNYNHHLNLSGKCHLDGGDNKSEAIYSSKSSVQNLAVEQSSLDNLVAAGAQ